From a region of the Impatiens glandulifera chromosome 4, dImpGla2.1, whole genome shotgun sequence genome:
- the LOC124935705 gene encoding chalcone synthase 1-like, with product MVSSSLANMVTLEQVRNDQRARGPATVLAIGTAVPSNCVDQSAYPDYYFRVTNNQHKTELKEKFKRICEKSMIKKRYLHLTEEILKEKPELCEYMAPSLDTRQDILAVETPKLGKEAALKAIEEWGQPKSKITHLVFAASGGVEMPGADYQLIKLLGLDPSVKRTMIYTQGCFIGGSMIRLAKDFAENNKNARVLIISSVITAINFRGPSEKHPEDLVSRALLGDGAGALIIGADPLPVEKPLFELVSAAQTILPGSDGAIVGYLREVGVMINLSKDVVKIISKNIEKALVEAFRPLGISDWNSIFWIAHPGGPAILNRIEAELGLKQKKFRASRQVLSNYGNLSGGSVYFIMDEMRKKSKEEGLKTTGEGLEWGVLLGFGPGITVETLVLRSVAVAV from the exons ATGGTAAGCAGCTCCCTAGCCAATATGGTAACTCTTGAGCAAGTCAGGAATGATCAACGTGCTAGGGGGCCTGCCACTGTGTTGGCTATCGGAACCGCAGTTCCTTCTAATTGTGTCGATCAAAGCGCTTATCCGGATTATTATTTTCGTGTCACAAACAACCAACATAAGACTGAGTTGAAAGAAAAGTTCAAGCGCATCT GCGAGAAGTCGATGATAAAGAAGCGATACTTGCACTTAACCGAGGAgattttgaaagaaaaaccAGAATTATGCGAGTACATGGCGCCTTCATTGGATACAAGGCAAGACATTCTGGCGGTTGAGACACCGAAGCTAGGAAAAGAAGCAGCCTTGAAAGCTATCGAAGAATGGGGACAACCCAAATCAAAGATCACCCATTTAGTCTTCGCCGCAAGTGGCGGCGTCGAAATGCCCGGGGCAGACTACCAGCTGATCAAACTCCTCGGACTTGATCCTTCCGTTAAACGTACCATGATTTATACGCAAGGATGCTTCATCGGAGGATCAATGATCCGATTAGCCAAGGATTTCGCTGAGAACAACAAGAACGCGAGAGTTCTCATCATCTCCTCAGTGATAACCGCGATCAATTTCCGCGGTCCAAGCGAGAAACATCCCGAAGACCTAGTCTCTCGAGCGCTGTTGGGCGACGGAGCAGGCGCCCTTATAATCGGAGCTGATCCTTTGCCGGTGGAGAAGCCGTTGTTCGAGTTGGTGTCTGCGGCGCAAACGATTTTACCTGGAAGCGATGGGGCGATTGTGGGTTATCTACGTGAAGTAGGGGTCATGATTAATCTGAGTAAAGATGTTGTTAAGATTATATCTAAGAACATTGAGAAAGCCCTGGTGGAAGCATTTCGACCATTGGGGATTTCAGATTGGAATTCGATTTTCTGGATCGCTCATCCAGGTGGGCCGGCGATACTTAATCGAATCGAGGCGGAGTTGGGACTGAAACAAAAGAAGTTTAGGGCGTCTAGGCAAGTGTTGAGCAATTATGGAAATTTGTCGGGAGGGAGTGTGTATTTTATAATGGATGAGATGAGGAAGAAATCCAAGGAGGAAGGGTTGAAGACGACCGGAGAAGGGCTTGAGTGGGGAGTCCTGTTAGGGTTTGGGCCGGGAATTACGGTGGAGACGCTGGTTCTCCGTAGCGTCGCCGTCGCAGTTTGA